One genomic region from Bos javanicus breed banteng chromosome 14, ARS-OSU_banteng_1.0, whole genome shotgun sequence encodes:
- the RBIS gene encoding ribosomal biogenesis factor gives MAKNKLRGQKSRNVFHIASQKSFKVKNKAKPVTTNLKKINIVNDEKVNRVNKAFIDIQKELANFSKGLSLEPLQKQLIPQQCHENVPVNVDEATRLMAQL, from the exons ATGGCCAAGAACAAACTAAGAGGGCAGAAGTCCAGGAATGTATTCCACATAGCCAGCCAAAAAAGCtttaaggttaaaaataaagcaaaaccagTTACCACTAATCTTAAGAAG ataaacattgTGAATGATGAAAAAGTTAACAGAGTGAATAAAGCTTTTATAGATATACAGAAGGAACTGGCAAACTTCTCAAAAGGCCTTTCCCTTGAACCTCTGCAGAAACAACTG ATACCTCAGCAGTGTCATGAAAATGTACCAGTTAATGTTGATGAAGCTACCAGATTAATGGCTCAGTTGTAA